The proteins below come from a single Candidatus Chlamydia sanziniae genomic window:
- the tpiA gene encoding triose-phosphate isomerase produces MARTRYVLGNWKMHKTAQDAKTYLSVFSSLLKEDPVSCTVGILPPYTALSICAEEIAKERSSLLLGAQNVYSATSGAFTGEISLPMLKEWHVDLVLLGHSERRHIFFENDAFIAAKVEATVQTNLLPVLCIGESLDVRERGKTEAVLQEQLLLGLERVSNNTEIVIAYEPVWAIGTGKVALATDVQRVHVFCRQVLARKFSQNEAERISILYGGSVKAENAQSLGACPDVDGLLVGGASLDPQQFFHVAKNFCF; encoded by the coding sequence ATGGCACGTACGCGTTATGTTTTGGGAAATTGGAAAATGCATAAAACCGCTCAAGATGCTAAAACTTACCTGTCTGTATTTTCTTCATTGCTGAAAGAAGATCCTGTGTCTTGTACGGTCGGTATTCTCCCGCCGTATACTGCTTTAAGTATTTGTGCTGAGGAAATCGCCAAAGAGCGTTCTTCTCTTTTACTGGGAGCACAAAACGTCTATTCAGCAACTTCAGGAGCATTTACAGGAGAAATTTCTTTGCCCATGTTGAAGGAATGGCATGTAGATCTAGTCTTGTTGGGCCACTCAGAACGTCGTCATATCTTTTTTGAAAATGATGCTTTTATTGCTGCTAAAGTTGAAGCTACAGTGCAAACAAATCTTTTGCCTGTCCTCTGTATTGGGGAGAGCTTAGACGTACGGGAACGGGGAAAAACAGAAGCCGTATTGCAAGAACAACTCCTCTTAGGGTTGGAGCGTGTATCTAACAATACAGAGATCGTGATTGCCTATGAGCCTGTATGGGCCATTGGCACGGGCAAGGTAGCTTTAGCCACTGATGTGCAACGCGTCCATGTTTTCTGCCGCCAAGTTTTGGCACGTAAGTTTTCTCAAAATGAAGCCGAACGGATCTCTATTCTTTATGGTGGATCAGTAAAAGCTGAAAATGCTCAGAGCTTGGGAGCGTGTCCCGATGTAGATGGACTGTTAGTAGGCGGTGCTTCCTTAGACCCACAACAATTTTTTCATGTCGCTAAAAATTTTTGTTTTTAA
- a CDS encoding Maf family nucleotide pyrophosphatase: MPLPFVLGSSSPGRKVILEDLGLSFTTVSPQFDERQMDCHDHPTVYTQKLALYKAFAVAHQIEDPEALIVTADTIVVYQGRVFNKPKDKQEAIDMLKILRNQTHSIVSSLAVLQNQKVLTGSEVSLVSLTNIPDDYLEAYIEAAGTLNTCGAYDIRRKGALIVQKIDGCSYNVQGLPIQTLKHLLLGFNIDLWSYVI, encoded by the coding sequence ATGCCATTACCGTTTGTTTTAGGATCTTCTTCTCCAGGAAGAAAAGTTATTTTAGAAGACTTGGGGTTATCTTTTACCACTGTTTCTCCGCAATTTGATGAAAGACAAATGGATTGTCACGATCACCCCACTGTGTACACACAAAAACTTGCTTTATACAAAGCTTTTGCTGTCGCCCACCAGATAGAAGATCCTGAAGCTTTGATAGTCACTGCAGACACTATTGTAGTCTATCAAGGACGTGTTTTCAATAAACCTAAAGACAAACAAGAAGCTATAGACATGCTGAAGATTCTTAGGAATCAAACACATTCCATAGTGAGTAGTCTTGCGGTACTTCAAAACCAAAAAGTTCTTACGGGTTCTGAAGTTTCTTTGGTCTCCTTAACAAACATTCCAGATGACTACCTAGAAGCCTATATTGAGGCTGCAGGCACTTTAAATACATGTGGTGCTTACGATATTCGACGTAAAGGTGCTTTAATAGTGCAGAAGATTGATGGATGTTCTTATAATGTTCAAGGACTTCCGATTCAAACACTGAAACACTTGCTGCTGGGGTTTAACATTGATTTATGGAGTTACGTTATCTAA
- the def gene encoding peptide deformylase, producing the protein MIRRLEYYGSPILRQKAALIPEITGDIQDLARDMYETMLAHKGVGLAAPQVGRSLSLFVMCVEGETEEGELIFSKFPKVFINPVLSKFAEQLVLGKEGCLSIPGLRGEVVRPAQVTVTAMNLTGQMFTETLEGFPARIVMHETDHLHGILYIDRMEEPKDPKKFKTFLEKIKRRYNTHLDKSSLVS; encoded by the coding sequence ATGATTAGACGATTAGAATACTATGGTAGCCCTATTTTAAGACAAAAGGCCGCTTTGATTCCAGAAATCACAGGAGATATTCAGGATCTTGCTCGTGATATGTATGAGACGATGTTGGCACATAAAGGTGTAGGGTTGGCAGCTCCACAAGTAGGAAGAAGCTTAAGCTTATTTGTCATGTGTGTGGAAGGAGAAACAGAAGAAGGGGAATTAATATTTTCTAAATTTCCAAAAGTGTTTATCAATCCTGTATTGTCTAAGTTTGCGGAACAACTCGTCCTAGGTAAAGAAGGGTGCCTTTCTATTCCCGGATTGCGAGGGGAGGTTGTTCGCCCTGCTCAAGTTACCGTTACCGCTATGAACCTTACAGGACAAATGTTTACAGAGACCTTAGAGGGTTTCCCTGCACGTATCGTTATGCATGAAACAGATCATCTTCATGGCATACTTTATATTGATCGTATGGAAGAACCTAAAGATCCAAAAAAATTTAAAACTTTTTTAGAAAAAATTAAACGTCGTTATAATACCCACCTCGATAAAAGTAGTTTGGTCTCCTAG
- a CDS encoding tyrosine recombinase XerC gives MIAAIYSFLDYLQNIKSASPHTLRNYCIDLNKLKNFLEKKGNLSTLPPITLSRIQRKQGDLPFTLFTKDHLRLYVLELIDTGKAKRTIKRSLSVIKSFAQYCRTHKLLLEDPARNIQGPRLPKEIPSPLTYAQIEVLMAIPNLSKYTGLRDRCLLELFYSSGLRISEIVAINKWDIDFSSNLIRVRGKGKKERIIPITPHAAQWIQTYLSHPERAAIEQKTQSLFLNRFGKRLTPRSIDRKFQEYLRKSGLSGRITPHTIRHTIATHWLENGMDLKTIQAILGHSSLETTTIYTQVSIKLKKQTHRESHPHA, from the coding sequence ATGATTGCCGCTATCTATTCTTTTTTAGATTACCTACAAAACATCAAATCTGCCTCTCCCCATACGTTAAGAAATTACTGTATAGATCTGAATAAACTAAAAAATTTTTTAGAAAAGAAAGGAAACCTCTCCACTTTACCCCCAATAACCCTATCACGCATACAACGCAAGCAAGGAGACCTCCCTTTTACGCTGTTCACAAAAGATCATTTACGTCTGTATGTTTTAGAACTTATAGATACTGGCAAAGCAAAGCGCACAATTAAACGTAGTCTTTCTGTGATTAAAAGTTTTGCACAGTACTGTAGAACACACAAACTCCTCTTAGAAGACCCTGCGCGCAACATTCAGGGACCACGTCTGCCCAAAGAAATTCCTTCTCCTCTGACTTATGCGCAAATTGAAGTTCTAATGGCCATTCCCAATCTCTCCAAATATACCGGATTACGCGATCGCTGTCTTTTAGAGCTCTTTTATAGTTCTGGGCTTAGAATCAGTGAGATTGTTGCTATTAACAAGTGGGATATAGACTTTTCCTCAAACCTTATTCGCGTGCGGGGGAAAGGGAAAAAAGAACGTATCATTCCGATTACCCCGCATGCGGCTCAATGGATACAGACTTACCTGAGTCATCCTGAAAGGGCTGCGATAGAACAAAAAACCCAATCTCTCTTTCTTAATCGGTTTGGTAAGCGTTTAACTCCACGCTCTATTGATAGAAAATTCCAGGAATATTTACGCAAGTCTGGACTTTCAGGTCGCATTACTCCTCATACGATTCGCCATACGATAGCAACGCATTGGTTAGAAAACGGTATGGATTTAAAGACAATCCAAGCGATTCTTGGCCATAGTTCTTTAGAAACCACCACGATTTATACTCAAGTCTCTATAAAATTGAAAAAACAAACACATCGAGAATCCCACCCTCATGCTTAA
- a CDS encoding ribonuclease Z, with product MSSRELIVLGSSSQQPTRTRNQGAYLFRWNNEGLLFDPGEGTQRQFIFANIAPTAVTRIFISHFHGDHCLGLGSMLMRLNLDKIAHPIHCYYPASGKKYFDRLRYGTIYHETIKVIEHPVDKNGIIEDFGNFRIEAERLQHQVDTLGWRITEPDTLKFLPKELQARGIQGLKMQDLIKRGKICIDGKTTQLNEVSYIRPGDSITVIADTLPCQAAIDLAKNARILLCESTYLEEHCHLAKSHFHMTAKQAAEIAKNANAYQLILTHFSARYLNLKDFFLEASTIFPNVAIAEECCRYPFPKNTLLIK from the coding sequence ATGAGTTCTAGAGAATTGATTGTTTTAGGCTCTTCCAGCCAACAGCCCACCCGAACACGAAATCAGGGTGCGTATTTATTTCGATGGAATAATGAAGGCCTCCTCTTTGATCCTGGAGAGGGAACACAAAGGCAATTTATCTTTGCAAATATTGCTCCTACAGCAGTAACACGAATTTTTATTAGCCATTTCCATGGGGATCATTGTTTAGGGTTAGGTTCCATGCTTATGCGACTCAACCTAGATAAAATTGCTCATCCAATTCATTGTTATTATCCTGCTTCTGGGAAAAAGTATTTTGATCGTTTACGCTATGGGACTATCTACCATGAAACAATTAAAGTGATTGAGCATCCTGTAGATAAGAACGGTATTATTGAAGATTTTGGTAATTTTCGTATTGAAGCAGAGCGATTGCAACATCAGGTGGATACGCTGGGGTGGAGAATCACAGAGCCTGATACTTTAAAATTTCTGCCTAAAGAACTTCAAGCCCGTGGTATTCAGGGTCTCAAGATGCAAGATCTCATTAAAAGAGGAAAGATCTGTATAGATGGTAAGACAACGCAACTCAACGAAGTCAGCTATATTCGGCCCGGAGACAGCATTACTGTCATTGCGGATACACTGCCTTGCCAAGCCGCTATAGATCTTGCAAAAAATGCTCGTATCCTGCTCTGTGAAAGTACCTACCTTGAAGAGCATTGCCATCTTGCTAAAAGTCATTTTCATATGACTGCAAAGCAAGCAGCAGAAATAGCAAAAAATGCCAATGCTTATCAGCTTATTCTCACCCATTTCTCTGCACGTTATCTTAACCTCAAAGATTTTTTTTTAGAAGCTTCAACAATTTTCCCTAATGTTGCTATAGCTGAGGAATGCTGTCGCTACCCTTTTCCGAAAAATACCCTTCTCATTAAATAA
- the secG gene encoding preprotein translocase subunit SecG, whose translation MTILFYTFLFIFLLLCGILCGLILIQESKSMGLGSSFGVDSGDSVFGVSTPDILKKITSWCAVAFCLGCLLLSFSTSLLGKKLDATEFSLNVSDGDVLQTSAQETVVEQEN comes from the coding sequence ATGACGATTTTGTTTTACACATTTCTATTCATTTTTCTTCTCTTATGTGGAATTCTTTGTGGCCTAATCTTAATACAAGAAAGTAAGAGCATGGGACTAGGCTCGTCGTTTGGCGTTGATTCGGGAGATTCTGTATTTGGTGTTTCTACTCCAGATATATTGAAAAAAATCACTTCGTGGTGTGCTGTAGCTTTTTGTCTTGGTTGCTTACTTCTTTCATTTTCCACCTCCCTTTTAGGAAAAAAATTAGACGCTACAGAGTTTTCTCTAAACGTTAGTGACGGCGATGTTCTTCAGACTTCTGCACAGGAAACAGTTGTAGAGCAAGAAAACTAG
- a CDS encoding ABC-F family ATP-binding cassette domain-containing protein, with product MSIVLDKIGKSLGTRILFDDVSVVFNPGNCYGLTGPNGAGKSTLLKIIMGTVEATKGSISLPKKVGILRQNIDSFRDITVSDCVIMGNSRLWEALQHRDMLYCEEFTDEIGMQLAEIEEVIGEENGYRADSEAEELLTGIGISSELFDKKMQTIPIDLQFRVLLCQALFGHPEALLLDEPTNHLDLYSINWLANFLKSYNGTVIVVSHDRHFLNTITSHIADIDYDTIIIYPGNYDAMIEMKTASREQEKADIKSKEKKITQLKDFVAKFGAGSRASQVQSRLREIRKLQPQELKKSNIQRPYIRFPISDQSSGKVVFSLEEIVKNYDDNEVIRPFSLEIYQGDKLGIIGNNGLGKSTFMKLLAEVEEPSSGLIKLGHQAVCSYFPQNHGDVLASCGHETLFEWLRNRKTGINDQEIRSVLGKMLFGGDDAFKQIHALSGGETARLLMAGMMLENHNVLILDEANNHLDLESVSALSWAINDYKGTAIFVSHDRGLIQDCAMKLLIFEKDKIVFFDGTLAEYTTSHRQLT from the coding sequence ATGAGCATTGTATTAGATAAAATTGGCAAATCTTTAGGCACTCGTATTTTATTCGATGATGTGTCTGTAGTTTTCAATCCTGGGAACTGCTATGGTTTGACAGGTCCTAATGGCGCAGGCAAGTCTACACTGTTAAAAATCATTATGGGGACAGTAGAGGCAACAAAAGGTTCTATTTCGCTACCTAAAAAAGTGGGAATTCTGCGTCAAAATATCGATAGTTTTCGTGATATCACTGTTTCAGATTGCGTGATCATGGGAAACTCTCGACTTTGGGAGGCTTTACAACATCGTGATATGCTTTATTGTGAAGAGTTTACTGATGAAATTGGCATGCAGCTCGCAGAAATTGAAGAGGTAATTGGCGAAGAAAATGGTTATCGTGCCGATTCAGAAGCTGAAGAACTTCTAACAGGAATTGGTATTTCTTCTGAACTTTTTGATAAGAAAATGCAGACAATTCCTATAGATTTGCAATTTCGTGTTCTCTTATGTCAAGCACTTTTTGGTCATCCAGAAGCTCTCCTTCTTGATGAACCTACGAACCATCTTGATCTATATTCCATCAATTGGCTAGCTAATTTTTTAAAGAGTTATAATGGAACTGTAATCGTGGTGAGTCACGACCGTCATTTCCTAAACACCATCACCTCACATATTGCAGATATTGATTACGATACAATTATCATTTATCCTGGAAATTATGATGCGATGATAGAGATGAAAACTGCTTCTCGAGAACAAGAGAAAGCAGATATTAAATCTAAGGAAAAGAAAATTACTCAACTCAAAGACTTTGTAGCTAAGTTTGGAGCAGGATCCCGCGCTAGCCAAGTGCAATCGCGACTAAGAGAAATTAGGAAACTCCAACCTCAAGAGTTGAAAAAGTCTAATATTCAGCGTCCGTATATTCGCTTTCCTATTTCGGATCAATCTTCAGGTAAAGTAGTTTTTTCCTTAGAGGAGATTGTAAAAAACTATGATGATAATGAAGTGATTCGGCCATTTTCTCTTGAAATCTACCAAGGAGATAAGCTTGGCATTATTGGAAATAACGGCTTAGGGAAAAGTACTTTCATGAAATTACTTGCAGAAGTTGAGGAACCTTCTTCTGGATTGATAAAATTAGGGCATCAAGCTGTATGTTCATATTTTCCACAGAATCACGGAGATGTCCTAGCAAGCTGTGGTCATGAAACTTTATTTGAATGGTTACGCAATCGCAAAACAGGGATCAATGATCAAGAAATTCGTAGTGTACTTGGGAAAATGCTTTTTGGTGGGGATGACGCATTTAAACAGATTCACGCATTATCTGGGGGAGAAACCGCACGTTTGCTTATGGCAGGGATGATGTTGGAAAATCACAATGTTCTTATTCTTGACGAAGCGAATAACCACTTAGACTTAGAGTCCGTCTCTGCTTTATCCTGGGCAATCAATGATTATAAAGGCACGGCAATTTTTGTTTCTCATGATAGAGGTCTTATCCAAGATTGTGCTATGAAACTGCTCATTTTTGAAAAGGATAAAATCGTATTCTTTGACGGAACTTTAGCAGAATATACTACGAGTCATCGACAATTGACTTAA
- a CDS encoding Organic solvent tolerance protein OstA, with amino-acid sequence MKCYLPAFFLFAFLFTSLPLDALTYKEAEKKKNSYLSHFKGMTGILTIEDGVVNVHSNLRIQANKAYVESAKERGVKIIAHGNVMVNYRGKTLVCDYLEYYEDNDSCLLTNGRFAIYPWFLGGSMITLTPETILIRKGYISTSEGQKKDLCLSGDYLKYSSDGLLSIGKTTLKICHVPILCLPPFSIMPMEIPKPPINFRGGTGGFLGSYLGISYSPISKKYFSSTFFLDSFFKHGIGMGYNMHISQKHAPKNIFNIKSYYAHRLAIDMAEAHDRYRLHGDFSFTYKHANFAGTYHLSDSWETIADIFPNNFALKNTGPTRVVFTWRDKYFEGSLRSSLQVNSFQNVNQEFPYLILKQYPLHLCNTGIYFENLLECGYLNFAFSNRISGENFFSLRAATSPKIYRTFKLPLGTLTPTLSGSIIYYSHVPQDTSNHYQASGKLKLDYRFSAHKTYLQKHHVIEPFISFMTTTRPLIKNHEHYIFSLQDAFHSLHLLQVGVNSSIFSRVMLSQSQIFAKLWTTYIFNNTTTKETFPKTAGKMILPLGKKNTLSADVEWIWKTHCWDHLNVRWQWINNDHLAMTLEALHRSKYSLIKCDRNNFILDVSRPLKELLNSSLSDRRNLILGKLFIRPHPCWSYYLSLRYGWHRSHTPNYLEYQMILGTKILEHWQLYTVYERREADNRFFFFLKLDKSKKFHK; translated from the coding sequence ATGAAATGTTATCTCCCCGCTTTTTTTCTTTTTGCCTTTCTTTTTACATCTCTGCCCCTAGATGCTTTGACTTATAAAGAAGCTGAGAAGAAAAAAAACTCTTATCTGAGCCATTTCAAAGGAATGACAGGGATATTAACCATAGAAGATGGTGTAGTGAATGTTCATAGTAATCTAAGGATTCAAGCAAATAAAGCCTATGTAGAGAGTGCCAAAGAGCGTGGGGTCAAGATCATCGCCCATGGAAATGTGATGGTAAATTATCGAGGGAAAACACTCGTCTGTGATTATCTAGAATACTACGAAGACAACGACTCGTGTCTCCTTACTAATGGGCGTTTTGCGATTTATCCATGGTTTTTAGGAGGTTCTATGATTACCTTAACTCCTGAAACCATCCTTATCCGTAAAGGTTATATTTCCACTTCGGAGGGGCAAAAAAAAGATCTTTGCCTTTCTGGGGACTACTTAAAGTACTCGTCAGATGGCTTGCTTTCTATAGGCAAAACCACATTGAAAATATGTCATGTCCCGATACTTTGCTTGCCTCCGTTTTCAATCATGCCCATGGAAATCCCCAAGCCGCCTATAAATTTCCGCGGGGGAACAGGGGGATTTCTTGGCTCTTATTTAGGGATCAGCTATTCTCCAATCTCAAAAAAATATTTTTCTTCTACTTTCTTCTTAGATAGCTTTTTCAAACACGGCATTGGCATGGGGTACAACATGCACATCTCGCAAAAACACGCTCCTAAGAATATTTTCAACATAAAGAGCTACTATGCCCATAGACTTGCTATCGATATGGCAGAAGCTCATGACCGTTATCGCCTGCATGGAGATTTCTCCTTTACTTACAAGCATGCCAACTTCGCTGGCACTTACCACCTGAGCGATAGCTGGGAAACTATTGCAGATATTTTCCCTAATAATTTTGCACTAAAGAATACGGGTCCTACTCGTGTAGTCTTTACCTGGAGGGATAAATATTTCGAAGGAAGTCTAAGATCTTCTTTACAAGTCAACTCTTTTCAAAATGTAAATCAAGAATTTCCTTATCTTATCCTCAAGCAATATCCTCTCCATCTTTGCAATACAGGAATCTATTTTGAAAATCTTTTAGAATGCGGGTATTTGAATTTTGCTTTTAGCAATCGTATTTCAGGAGAAAATTTTTTTTCCTTACGAGCAGCAACTTCTCCAAAAATTTATAGGACTTTTAAGCTCCCTCTAGGCACCTTAACTCCTACACTCTCTGGATCGATAATTTATTATAGCCATGTTCCTCAAGATACTTCAAATCACTACCAAGCCTCGGGTAAACTCAAGCTTGACTACCGTTTCTCCGCACATAAAACTTACCTACAAAAGCATCATGTTATAGAGCCCTTTATCTCCTTTATGACAACCACCCGTCCTCTTATTAAAAATCATGAACATTACATCTTCTCTCTTCAAGATGCCTTTCATTCTTTACATCTTCTACAAGTGGGTGTGAACTCATCAATATTCAGCAGGGTTATGCTCTCACAATCTCAAATATTTGCGAAACTTTGGACTACCTATATTTTCAACAACACTACAACTAAAGAGACCTTTCCTAAAACAGCAGGCAAGATGATCCTTCCCTTAGGGAAGAAAAATACTCTATCTGCAGATGTAGAATGGATATGGAAAACACATTGTTGGGATCACCTAAATGTCCGTTGGCAATGGATTAATAATGATCATCTTGCCATGACTTTGGAAGCTCTCCATAGAAGCAAATATAGCTTAATTAAGTGTGATAGAAACAACTTTATTTTGGATGTGAGTCGTCCTTTGAAAGAACTCCTCAACTCTTCATTATCAGATCGCAGAAATCTTATTCTTGGAAAATTATTTATTCGTCCTCATCCGTGTTGGAGTTATTACCTTTCCTTACGGTATGGCTGGCATCGCTCACATACTCCGAATTATTTAGAATACCAAATGATTCTTGGTACGAAAATTTTGGAACACTGGCAGCTTTATACTGTCTACGAACGACGTGAAGCGGACAATCGCTTTTTCTTCTTTTTAAAACTGGATAAATCTAAGAAATTTCATAAATAG
- a CDS encoding HEAT repeat domain-containing protein, with protein sequence MELRYLIFFELLFFIFPLALLGNFPESVSHKILYTSTQSPQEALSHYIQALDTYCDHDFFILRKIAEDCLKQGLRSSDPYIRKSTIIGAGLVGSSEALDILTEAMETSDPLQQLLVLSAVSAHLSKTSDELLFKALASPYPIIRLEAAYRLAGLKNTKVIDYLRAFIYQLPEEIQCLSAAIFLRLETEESDTYIRQLLSSTKSTIRSTTAVLIGEYQQKRFLTTLRNLLTSTSPQDQEAALYALGKLNDGQSYYAIKKQLQKADPDVALAAAQALIALGKEEDALSLLEVQAREERPRALYAIRQLSPEVGIPIILPIFLKTENSEAKLNAALALLETGSDHPQLLEYITAWLIEPHYSTALMPTFSKGRALQSWKCVPTVLPHNPMERAKVLATYQAIEEQILAFLFRLPKEAYLPCIYKLLASQKTQLAATAISFLSHTSNHEAIALLSKAASLPGEPVIRAYADLALYNLTKDPGKKLSLHRYAQYLIQETLLFIDTEEQSPRPYTSYLRYQIAPESRAKLMLDILEALVASKSSDDIRLLVQLMTQGHVKNFPILAGLLMKIVE encoded by the coding sequence ATGGAGTTACGTTATCTAATCTTTTTTGAATTATTATTTTTTATTTTTCCTTTAGCATTGCTAGGAAATTTCCCTGAGTCTGTAAGTCATAAAATTCTTTATACTAGCACACAATCTCCTCAGGAAGCATTGAGTCATTACATCCAAGCTTTGGATACTTACTGTGACCATGATTTTTTTATCTTAAGAAAAATTGCGGAAGATTGTTTAAAACAAGGATTACGCTCTTCAGATCCTTATATCAGGAAAAGTACGATTATTGGAGCGGGGTTGGTAGGATCTTCAGAAGCTTTAGATATTCTTACAGAAGCTATGGAAACTTCAGACCCATTGCAGCAGCTGCTAGTTCTTTCTGCAGTATCTGCACATTTAAGTAAAACTTCTGACGAATTGCTTTTTAAAGCTCTTGCTTCTCCTTATCCTATAATTCGTTTGGAAGCTGCTTACCGCCTTGCAGGATTAAAAAATACTAAAGTTATTGACTATCTTCGTGCTTTTATTTATCAGCTTCCCGAAGAAATTCAATGCTTATCGGCAGCTATTTTTCTTCGCCTTGAAACTGAAGAGTCTGATACTTATATTCGCCAACTTTTATCTTCAACTAAAAGTACTATTCGAAGTACGACAGCAGTACTCATTGGAGAATACCAACAAAAGCGCTTTCTTACTACCCTACGCAACCTATTAACAAGTACATCCCCGCAAGATCAGGAGGCTGCTCTTTATGCCTTAGGGAAACTAAACGATGGTCAAAGCTACTATGCAATAAAAAAACAACTCCAGAAAGCAGACCCAGATGTTGCACTGGCTGCAGCACAAGCTTTAATAGCCCTAGGCAAGGAAGAAGATGCTCTTTCTCTACTAGAAGTACAGGCTCGAGAAGAGCGTCCACGTGCCCTGTATGCCATCCGACAACTGTCTCCTGAGGTGGGGATCCCAATTATACTTCCTATATTTCTAAAAACAGAAAACAGTGAAGCTAAATTAAATGCTGCGTTAGCCTTGTTGGAAACAGGCAGTGACCATCCGCAACTTTTAGAGTATATTACTGCTTGGCTGATAGAGCCACATTATAGCACAGCTTTAATGCCTACCTTTTCTAAAGGACGTGCTTTACAAAGTTGGAAGTGCGTCCCCACCGTTTTGCCACACAATCCTATGGAAAGGGCAAAAGTTCTTGCTACCTATCAAGCGATTGAGGAGCAAATTCTTGCTTTCTTATTTCGTCTTCCTAAAGAAGCCTATCTACCTTGTATTTATAAACTTTTAGCAAGTCAGAAAACACAGCTGGCAGCCACAGCTATTTCTTTTTTGAGTCATACCTCGAATCATGAAGCTATTGCACTACTTTCCAAGGCAGCGAGTCTTCCTGGAGAGCCTGTAATTCGTGCTTACGCAGATCTTGCTCTATATAATCTCACTAAAGACCCGGGGAAAAAACTATCGTTGCACCGTTATGCACAATATTTAATTCAGGAAACACTATTATTTATCGATACTGAAGAGCAAAGCCCTCGTCCCTATACTTCTTATCTTCGCTATCAAATAGCTCCTGAAAGTCGAGCGAAATTAATGTTGGATATTTTAGAAGCTCTTGTAGCTTCTAAATCTTCCGACGATATTCGTCTATTAGTGCAGCTTATGACCCAGGGGCATGTGAAAAACTTTCCTATCTTAGCAGGATTGCTCATGAAAATCGTGGAGTAA